CGAAGCCATTCGTTTGTTGCTGATGCTGTGCATGGCGCTGGTGATTGCCATCGCCATGAAAGTGGTGGGCGTATTGTTGATTACCGCCTTGTTGATTATTCCCGCCGCAAGTGCGCGCCGGCTCACCCGCACGCCGGAAGCCATGGCTATTGTGGCATCAGGCCTGGGCGCGGTAGCGGTATTTTCCGGCTTGGCGATATCCTTTTTTGCCGACACACCGGCCGGGCCCAGTATTGTGCTGAGTGCCGGTTTGATATTTGGTGTGTCTTTAATGAAACGGCAGGCCTGATCGCCTGCCGTTGAGAATAACATTCAGATATCAGCCAGTATGACGACGTAACCAGAACTTGCGCACCAGCCAAATCAGGAAAATCAATAGCACCAACCATGGCATGGAATAGGCAACGCCGGTAATGGCGAACGCAATCGCATTCGAAAGATTTTCTCCAAACCCTGATGCAGCCTCTGCTATCGGCTCGAAAAAAGAACCGTAACGCTCAGGCTCAAGGCTAATGTTAACGATATCCATCTGAATTCGCTGCATTAGCGCAGCTTTCTCGCCCTGCGCGTACTCGATATCCGATTGCACCCGCGCCAACTCGCCAGCAACACGGATAAGCGCATCAACATCCGCGGCAGACTCTTTCTCCAGCGCCTGCAGACGCGACTGATATTGTATTAACATGTCCATGCGTTTGCTGTTATCGGCAACGGCTGTTTGCAGATCTTCCACATCCATTGCCCGGGCATTGAGGTCTCCAGTCTCCGCCGCCTGCGCGATCAAAGGCTCAACCCCCGCTGGCGCCAGGCGCATGCGTAAACTAGCACGGGCATAATCCCCGGTATTCACCGACGCATGCAACACTGTGCATTGGTGTGCCCGGTCCTGACCACAATAATCCACCAACCGGTTAAAGCCCGCCTCGATCGATTCGCGCGCTAGGCGTACGGTTATCCTGTGCTCGTACGCCAGATACTCAGCACTACCACGCTGAGTATCTGCAACCATTTTCATTGATTGCGCCACACCAAAGGATTCATCCTGCTTCGAATCACTTGAACAGCCCGCAAATAAAAATAGACAAAGTGGCATAAGCCAAAGTTTTGCTTTACGCACCACAGACTCCATAGTTTTAGCTAGACAATGCCAGGTAGCAGATTTGGCAATAAATGGGGTCAACAATTGCTTGCTATGATTTAGCGAATTACTCAGGCTCCGCATCCTCTATGGCTTGCTTTCTTTTCTCCATTTCGTCCGTCATGTACTGATTCATCTTCGTATCATAACTCTGTAACTCACTGGGTGTTGTTGGCACCTTTGGCGGCGCAACGGTCGAATGCTCGCCTCCTGGCTCCGCCAGCAAATCTGAGCTTTTACTGGATTGCTTATAAACAAGAAACCCCACAATCAACATAGCGACTAACATTGAAACCATTCTCATTGCCAGATCCTCCCACAATTTATTGAGACTGACTTTAGAAAAATGTGGTCTACAATCAGAGACAAACTTACGGTTCACACCTGATCGCCCATACACGTGTGCGGACCGAACTATTACAATCGTAAAAAAACGTAAGACCATTGTATTTTTCAGTTCAACCCTGCACATAATGCGTAAACCATTACTGATTTTTCAACTTTTTGCTCAGCAACATCGTCAGCTGCTCGTATTTAGGACCGACGCCTATCTGTGGCGCGAGCAATGCATAAACCGGCGCGCCAAGAGCAACATAAACTAAAATCCGCTCTGAAATCATCCCTGAAAAGAAAGCTATCACGATGGCGCACAGAACCAAAAAGATCATAATGCGTACTACTTTTACAGACCTAACATTCTTTTCGGCCGATCTAATTATTTCAATTTCCTTATCTGTAAAATCCAAAACACTCTCCGCTTAATGAAAACAACATTAAAAGATGGACTAAAATCCCGGGCGCCCTAAACCAACTAATGGTCAATGT
This region of Simiduia agarivorans SA1 = DSM 21679 genomic DNA includes:
- a CDS encoding DUF4349 domain-containing protein; amino-acid sequence: MRKAKLWLMPLCLFLFAGCSSDSKQDESFGVAQSMKMVADTQRGSAEYLAYEHRITVRLARESIEAGFNRLVDYCGQDRAHQCTVLHASVNTGDYARASLRMRLAPAGVEPLIAQAAETGDLNARAMDVEDLQTAVADNSKRMDMLIQYQSRLQALEKESAADVDALIRVAGELARVQSDIEYAQGEKAALMQRIQMDIVNISLEPERYGSFFEPIAEAASGFGENLSNAIAFAITGVAYSMPWLVLLIFLIWLVRKFWLRRHTG